One Hyphomicrobium sp. CS1GBMeth3 DNA window includes the following coding sequences:
- a CDS encoding cupin domain-containing protein yields the protein MTRTVRTTSDYGTGLLALCLASALSAALLFGSTIASAGECPAGKITAHGQKPGATAHKGVAEKLLGQIDLAKEKIAISGRHFRMRRLEIKPNGEVAWHSHEDRPALIYVVSGSITEYSSHCAVPIVHKAGELSVEQAGLSHWWKNTSKRSAVLISADIAADPDHPGM from the coding sequence ATGACTAGGACAGTTCGCACCACCAGCGATTATGGAACGGGTCTTCTCGCGCTTTGCCTTGCCAGCGCTCTCTCGGCCGCGCTCCTGTTCGGCTCGACAATCGCGTCTGCCGGCGAATGCCCGGCCGGAAAGATCACCGCCCACGGCCAGAAGCCCGGCGCCACCGCACACAAGGGAGTCGCGGAAAAGCTGCTTGGCCAGATCGACCTCGCGAAGGAGAAGATCGCGATCTCCGGCCGTCACTTCCGCATGCGCCGTCTCGAAATCAAGCCGAATGGAGAGGTCGCATGGCACAGCCATGAAGATCGCCCGGCGCTCATCTATGTCGTCTCTGGTTCCATTACCGAGTATTCAAGCCATTGCGCCGTGCCGATCGTGCACAAGGCAGGTGAGCTCTCCGTCGAGCAAGCAGGGCTGTCGCATTGGTGGAAGAACACCTCCAAGCGTTCAGCGGTCCTGATCTCGGCGGACATCGCCGCCGACCCCGACCACCCCGGCATGTAA
- a CDS encoding 3-hydroxybutyrate dehydrogenase, producing MQKLTTPRAEESTRGCLVGKSAIVTGSTSGIGLGIARALAEAGMDVMFNGLGASDIDDIRAGIEREFGVATNYSGADMSEPDEICAMFDDAIAKFGKVDVLVNNAGIQHVEAIETFPPAKWEQIIAVNLSAAFHTIRAAVPGMKARGWGRIINVASAHALVASPFKSAYVAAKHGLIGLTKTVALETAEFGITVNAICPGYVLTPLVEKQIPETAKARMLTEDQVVRDVLLKAQPTRRFITVDEIGAVAVFLSTDGANSITGAALPVEGGWTAQ from the coding sequence ATGCAAAAGTTGACCACGCCTCGCGCCGAGGAGTCCACGCGCGGCTGTCTAGTGGGCAAGTCAGCCATCGTCACGGGCTCCACCAGCGGCATCGGGCTCGGCATCGCGCGCGCCTTAGCAGAGGCCGGGATGGACGTGATGTTCAATGGGCTCGGAGCCTCGGACATCGATGACATCCGCGCCGGCATAGAGCGCGAGTTCGGAGTGGCGACAAACTACTCTGGCGCCGACATGTCGGAGCCAGACGAAATCTGCGCCATGTTCGACGATGCGATTGCGAAATTTGGCAAGGTGGATGTCCTCGTCAACAATGCCGGCATCCAACACGTGGAGGCGATCGAGACCTTTCCGCCGGCGAAGTGGGAACAGATTATCGCCGTCAATCTCTCGGCAGCCTTTCATACAATCCGTGCCGCCGTGCCCGGCATGAAGGCGCGCGGATGGGGCCGCATCATCAATGTCGCCTCCGCCCATGCTCTTGTCGCATCACCGTTCAAGTCGGCCTACGTGGCCGCGAAGCATGGCCTCATCGGTTTGACGAAAACCGTGGCACTCGAAACCGCCGAGTTCGGCATCACGGTCAACGCCATCTGCCCCGGCTACGTGCTGACGCCGCTGGTCGAGAAGCAGATCCCCGAGACGGCCAAGGCGCGCATGCTGACCGAAGATCAGGTGGTCCGTGACGTGCTGCTCAAGGCGCAGCCGACCCGGCGCTTCATAACTGTGGATGAGATCGGCGCCGTGGCCGTCTTCCTTTCAACCGACGGCGCAAATTCAATCACAGGAGCAGCGCTGCCCGTCGAAGGTGGCTGGACGGCTCAATAG
- a CDS encoding LysR family transcriptional regulator, with translation MHQVRYFLAVARLLNFTRAAEECHVAQPSLTRAIKQLEAELGGDLFRRERNLTHLTDLGQRMLPMLQQCYDSALTAKTLAQSIKAGAVAPLAIGLSLAVDITLVITFVTELVRSLPGLELRFMRGTGPEVAEFLKKGEVEVALAGSVGETWDRLESWALFTEPYKFVVGLEHPLANKGAISSEDVTKARLVGRTHCEHLAEVSAFVTNLGMRPDTHQVCNDADVAALLQNNIGVSIMPQSSAGRLWMRSLDLEGFNITRTVSVYAVSGRQRSLAASTFIKMLRAADWSSIEPHSQAGVPKVA, from the coding sequence ATGCACCAAGTGAGATACTTCCTTGCTGTCGCACGGCTGCTCAACTTCACTCGTGCGGCCGAGGAGTGCCATGTAGCGCAACCCTCGCTCACGCGCGCTATCAAGCAGCTTGAGGCGGAGCTCGGTGGCGATCTTTTCCGCCGAGAGCGGAATCTCACACATTTGACAGATCTCGGCCAACGCATGCTGCCCATGCTGCAGCAATGCTACGATAGCGCATTGACCGCCAAGACGCTGGCGCAGTCGATCAAGGCAGGTGCTGTGGCTCCGCTCGCCATCGGTCTGTCCCTAGCCGTGGACATCACCCTCGTCATCACGTTCGTGACAGAATTGGTGCGCTCGCTACCGGGACTCGAATTGCGCTTCATGCGCGGTACCGGGCCCGAAGTTGCCGAGTTCCTGAAGAAGGGCGAGGTCGAGGTCGCGCTTGCGGGCTCAGTTGGCGAGACCTGGGATCGACTCGAGAGTTGGGCGCTCTTTACTGAGCCCTACAAATTCGTCGTGGGTCTAGAGCATCCGCTCGCCAACAAAGGGGCGATAAGCAGCGAGGACGTGACCAAGGCGCGCCTGGTGGGCCGCACACATTGCGAGCATCTCGCAGAGGTATCCGCATTCGTGACCAATCTTGGAATGCGGCCCGACACGCACCAAGTCTGCAACGATGCCGACGTCGCAGCGCTACTCCAAAACAACATCGGTGTCAGCATCATGCCGCAAAGCTCTGCGGGCCGCCTCTGGATGAGGTCGCTCGATCTTGAGGGGTTCAATATCACTCGCACTGTATCAGTCTACGCGGTGTCAGGCAGGCAAAGGTCGCTCGCAGCAAGCACGTTCATCAAGATGCTGCGTGCCGCCGACTGGTCGAGCATCGAGCCGCATTCGCAGGCCGGCGTCCCCAAAGTCGCCTAG
- a CDS encoding peroxiredoxin-like family protein produces MAEKVLADELAACTERCRNMDALLPDRLAAFATDVRRLSPEFADVVERMIARLGATGAGTEAPKPDEAMPDFLLPDESGRLHSLGEYLARGPLVIAFHRGHWCPYCRISATALAESYPEIRRLGAELVAITPEAEKFNAELKSASGAPFAVLSDMDNGYALLLNLAFYVGDEKKAHMSAAGWDITPFNASDAWTLPIPATFVVGRDGRVKARFIDPDYRKRMDINDILTALKG; encoded by the coding sequence ATGGCCGAAAAGGTACTCGCCGACGAGCTTGCAGCATGCACCGAGCGCTGCCGCAACATGGACGCTCTCTTGCCGGATCGGCTTGCGGCCTTCGCCACCGACGTGCGGCGCCTGAGCCCCGAGTTTGCGGATGTGGTTGAGCGCATGATTGCTCGTTTGGGTGCCACAGGTGCTGGAACCGAAGCGCCGAAGCCTGACGAGGCCATGCCAGACTTTCTTTTGCCCGACGAGAGCGGGCGACTCCATTCGCTCGGGGAGTACTTAGCGCGGGGACCGCTCGTCATCGCCTTCCACCGCGGCCATTGGTGCCCATATTGCCGCATCAGCGCGACCGCACTCGCCGAATCCTACCCGGAGATTAGGCGGCTCGGCGCTGAGCTGGTCGCTATCACGCCGGAAGCGGAGAAGTTCAACGCTGAGCTTAAATCGGCATCTGGCGCGCCCTTCGCCGTTCTCTCCGACATGGACAATGGCTATGCGCTGTTGCTCAATCTCGCGTTCTATGTCGGCGATGAGAAGAAAGCGCACATGTCGGCGGCTGGCTGGGACATCACGCCATTCAACGCGAGCGACGCCTGGACCCTTCCGATCCCCGCCACCTTCGTTGTGGGCAGAGACGGCCGTGTCAAAGCCCGCTTCATTGATCCCGATTATCGCAAGCGCATGGACATCAACGACATCCTGACCGCACTGAAAGGCTAG
- a CDS encoding peroxiredoxin-like family protein, giving the protein MKQARTLAETFEDICVMEAPLNERLAAYAEKLRELSFPFAEAYDALVARLLAGEIGTTAPAVGEVMPDFILPSKSGRLLALDDVIKRGPAVISFNRGHWCPFCKIELRTIAEHHAELEATGTEVVSIIPDRQEFAGKLRAAAFDQLHVLTDVENGYALSLGLVLWLGDRIKGLMQGRGHHLETYQGADGWFVPLPATFIVGPDKRVLARHVDPDFRRRMEIEEILRTVRAANGSPLNPPLPLNGEGGDG; this is encoded by the coding sequence TTGAAACAAGCAAGAACCCTCGCTGAGACCTTTGAGGACATCTGCGTGATGGAGGCGCCGCTCAACGAGCGGCTTGCCGCCTACGCCGAGAAGCTGCGCGAGCTCAGCTTCCCATTCGCCGAAGCTTACGACGCCCTCGTCGCCCGACTTCTGGCGGGTGAGATCGGTACCACGGCTCCGGCGGTCGGTGAGGTGATGCCCGACTTCATCTTGCCAAGCAAATCCGGTCGGCTTCTGGCCCTGGATGACGTAATCAAACGCGGCCCGGCCGTGATCAGTTTCAATCGCGGCCACTGGTGTCCCTTCTGCAAGATCGAGCTCAGAACCATCGCCGAGCATCACGCCGAGCTTGAGGCCACCGGAACAGAGGTCGTCTCCATCATCCCGGATCGGCAGGAGTTCGCGGGCAAGTTGCGCGCGGCCGCTTTCGACCAGCTACACGTCCTGACCGATGTCGAGAACGGCTATGCGCTCTCCCTGGGGCTGGTGCTATGGCTGGGCGATCGCATCAAGGGGCTGATGCAAGGGCGCGGCCATCACCTGGAAACTTATCAGGGTGCCGACGGCTGGTTCGTCCCGTTGCCGGCAACATTCATCGTCGGACCAGATAAGCGCGTTCTCGCCCGCCACGTAGATCCCGATTTTCGGCGGCGCATGGAAATCGAAGAGATCTTGAGGACAGTACGAGCGGCCAACGGATCTCCGTTGAACCCGCCGCTCCCTCTTAACGGCGAGGGCGGCGACGGTTAA
- a CDS encoding DoxX family protein — protein MATATELTMPLLLWSGFLTRFAATVLLLMTLVIEIFVFPNAFDTHGVWAVTLLYLMKYGAGRFSLDYALGTDCSLPGALRRREQ, from the coding sequence CTGGCGACCGCGACCGAGCTTACTATGCCGCTGCTACTCTGGTCGGGCTTTCTGACCCGCTTTGCGGCGACGGTTCTTCTCCTAATGACGCTGGTCATCGAGATCTTTGTCTTCCCCAATGCCTTTGACACGCATGGCGTCTGGGCTGTGACTCTGCTCTACCTAATGAAATACGGTGCCGGCCGGTTCTCGCTCGATTATGCTCTCGGCACGGACTGCAGCTTGCCCGGCGCGCTGCGTCGACGAGAACAATAG